The sequence CGCTGATGCCTATGTGCAATTATATCATTCGTTGATAAAGTCACAGAAAGGAGAATGAGCACCTTTGAAAAAGTGGACACCTGCATTGTTTATTTCTCAGTTAGAAAGCATCTTTAAAGAACATGAAATGGAAATCAAAGTGGCTTCATCCACAGATATGTATTATGCGATCAGTTCACTGATCAACCAGGAGATTGAACGGAATTGGAAGAAAACAGAGAAGCGTTATCACTCTAAGCGACCAAAACAGCTCTATTACCTTTCGATGGAATTTCTAATCGGTGGCTTACTTAAAAATAACCTTTTTCATTATGACATGCTCGATAGTTGTAACCAAGCAATGACAGAACTTGGCTTTGACCCCGAACAGATCTTTCAGGAAGAACGTGATCCCGGTCTGGGAAATGGCGGTTTAGGACGACTCGCCGCTTGTTTTCTCGATTCTATGGCAGCCCTCCAGTATCCGGGACATGGCTACGGTATCCGTTACCGGTATGGTCTGTTCGAACAACGGATCATTAACGGTTACCAGACCGAATTGCCTGACTATTGGCTAGACTCCCCTTACCCTTGGGAAGTCCGCAAAATCGATGAGGCAGTAGAAATTGAATATGGCGGTTCCGTACATATGCAACAAGCTGAGGATGGCTCTTTTACTTGCACTTATCACAACACCGATAAAGTACTTGCCGTCCCATATGACGTACCGATTGTCGGCTTTCGAAATAAAGTGGTCAACACATTACGCCTGTGGAGTGCAGAACCGGCAGATGCTGTTCAACAACCTAACGAAACGGAATACTACCACCAGTTAGAACATCATCATGCGATTGAACAAATTTCCGGATTTCTCTATCCAGACGATTCAAGTGAAGAAGGAAAATTGCTACGATTAAAACAACAATATTTTTTGGTAGCTGCGAGCTTGCAGAAGATATTGAGGGAGTATCAGGAAAACGTTCGGAAACCTTTATCCAAAATGCCGGAAAAAGTCGTCATCCAGATCAATGACACTCACCCCAGTTTAGCTATTCCAGAAATGATGCGTATCTTAATGGATGAAGAATCGCTTGGCTGGGACGATGCGTGGCAGATCACCAATCATACTTTCGCTTATACCAATCACACATTAATGAGCGAAGCCTTAGAAAAATGGCCAGTTACTGTAATGCAGCAGCTGCTTCCTCGCCTATACATGATTATTAATGAAATCAACGAACGATTTTGTCGCGGGATTTGGGAAGAACATTCGGAATTAAGAGAACGTATTCCAGAGATGGCGATTATTGCTGACGGTTACGTTCATATGGCGAGACTGGCCGTTGTCGGCAGCTTCAGCGTCAATGGTGTAGCAAAACTCCATACCCAAATTTTAAAAACACAGGAAATGAAGGATTTTTACCATCTGTATCCGAAACGATTTAATAATAAAACGAATGGCATTACTCACAGACGCTGGTTATTAATGGCCAACCCACGTTTAGCAGAAGTGATTACCGAAACGATCAGTTCTCATTGGATCACAAGACCACGCGAACTGACCCATTTATTGCGACACATTAATGATAAGCCACTCCTTGATCAGCTCGATGTCATCAAAAATAAAAACAAACAAAGATTGGCTGACTACATTCAGCAAACAACTGGTATTCTGGTTGATCATCAATCAATATTTGATGTCCAGATTAAACGGCTACATGAATACAAACGGCAATTATTAAATATTTTCCATGTGATCTATTTATATAATGAACTGAAGGAAAACCCTCTGTTGGATATCACACCAAGGACCTTTATTTTCGCAGCCAAAGCAGCTCCCAGCTACTATTTCGCAAAAGAAGTGATCAAACTGATTAACACCGTTGCTTCCATTGTCAATCATGACGTTGCGATCAACGGGAAGCTTAAGGTTGTTTTCTTGGAAAATTATAATGTCTCGTTAGCAGAGAGGATCATACCTGCAGTCGATCTAAGCGAACAAATCTCCACTGCCGGGAAAGAAGCTTCCGGTACCGGTAATATGAAAATGATGATGAACGGTGCGTTAACGATCGGTACATTAGACGGTGCCAATATTGAAATGAAGCAGCTGGTAAGTGAAGCCAATATCTTCTTATTCGGTTTGCAATCTGATGAGGTCTTCCAGTATTACGAAAACGGTGAGTATCAGGCGAACGAACTGTACCAGACCGACGACCGACTGGCAAAAATATTAGATCAATTACGTGATGGCTATTTCGGTCATGAATTTAAAGATATCTGTTACCAGCTGCTCTCCACTAATGATCCCTATTTTATATTGAAAGATTTCGATGACTATGTAGAAACACATCAGCATATTGATCAGACGTACCGTAATAAGGACAGCTGGTTGTCTAAAAGTCTGGTGAACATTGCCCATTCAGGGAAATTTTCGAGTGATCGGACGATAAGGGAATATGCGACTAGTATTTGGAAGTTGTAAAGAGGAAAAGCAAGTAATCCGATGTGCGGGTTACTTGCTTTTAGTTATATGGCTAAATTTAGAATGTACAGGACTGAAATATCTATTAAGAGAAAAGCATCAGACAAAAACAGACCCATATGATCGATATAATTCTCACTTAGAACAAAGGCGCAAGCGCCCGTTTAGAGACGTAGCGAGTGGAGCGAATCAACTGAGATAAAGGAATCACGGTGAGCTTGCGAATCGATGATGACTTATCGTAGGGCGATTTCGCGAAGTCGCCTAGTCTCTGGGCGCTGGAGCCGGACGTGGCCGTTTCTGTCTGCGAACATCATATAGCCTAAAATTTATTCTTTCTTGACTTATAAAAATAGCCTCACAACGATAATCGTTGCGAGGCTTTAGCTAACGTCCCAGGCAGGATTCGAACCTGCGTTCTACATACGGCGTATAAAGCCTATCCGTCCATTAATACGGTAGCTGATTCGGTCATTGAGTCGGACAACCGACGTTTTAACCTATCGTACCATTAACGGAAGAAAATAGCAAGCCGTAGAACGTAATTAAGTGACCGATTACCTTGCTTCGGTTTTCTCATTGCGTCTGAGACGTCCTCAGCAACGCTTACTTACTAATCGCAATTACTTCGCAACCTTCTGAAACGTAACTGTCCTTGCTCGCCACCTCTGCGTTAACGCCACTCAGTAGCGAGATAAGGCGTTGACTACTATAGTCGGATAACTCTCCGAAGGCTTTCGCGATAAAAGGCTCTGCGGAAACATTCGAGTACATAACTCGCCAAACTGCCTCTGAAGGCTTAGGCGCATAAGTCTGCCCTTTGTAGTTATCTTCGTGCGACATTTCGATTATCGTTATCTTATTTCCGTTACCTATTCCGGCAACTATAACCCGTTGCTGCAAGTCCGGATTAGCTGCTAACGCTTTTCGCAGGTATCTACGTATCATACCCGCAACTGCTTGCACGGTTGCCTTAGGCTTTTTCGACTGTTGCTCGGATAAGTAGTTATTTAGCTCGATCATAACGTTTAAGTCTCCGGTTAATCCGAACGCCACTTTGTCGTTAAATCGGAACACTTTATTAATTCCGGATAAGGTTTTCGATTCATCTTTAAAACTTACGGCTTTATAGTCACCGCTGATTACGACTTTATCGTGCATTGCGATCGCTATTACTAACGACATTAATACTTGCCTCCTAAATCGGATTGAATAAACATCCGTGAAATAATATTCGCATTTACTCGGCATAAGGTATCCGGAGTTAGCGTTACTTCGTGCCACTGACCTCGTAGAATCTTGCCGTCCGAGTCCTTTGCTAAATACGGAATTAAGTCTAACTCATCCGCACTAGTTCCGGAAAAGGGAACAGGGTTTCCGTCCACTTCGATTGTGACATTACTAGGCATCGTATTTAACTTGTAGATACCATGCTGAATGTCGTGAACGTGGTCGGGTAACGTAATATCGTGCGTGTGGCTCGGAATCGTTACGTTATGGCTGTGGTTCGGAATTGTTACACTATGATCATGTGAAGGTATAGAGACGCTATGGCTATGATTTGGTATAGAGACGCTATGGCTATGGTTTAACGTAGAAGTCGGAACTGTGATCGTGTGAAAGTGTCGACCTGATGGCGCTGGTGATCCGTCTTGATCTAGCCCACTATCGAATTGTAGCGTTGCAAACGGACTATTTTGCGCACTAGTAACGCTTGTTCCTCCTCCGGAGTTTGTACTCGTTACCGTACCGCCTCCGGACGTTGTTGTTTCTGTTGTTCCGCCACCCGACGTTGTAGTTCTCGTCGATCCTCCGCCACTTGACGTAGATTCTACCGTAGCTCCTCCGCCCTCAGTCGCTTTGGCATAACCTCTGAATTTTCGGAATGCAAAGCCGGCTTTCTTGCGTTTTAATACTGTTGCGTGTGTTTTCATTCGTTTTCCTCCTCGGTAATTTTAGATAAATAAAAAGAACGCCTTTAAGGCGCTCCTCTTTATGCGAAAGTTACGGTACTAACTACTTCGTCCGCTTCGTATTTGTCGACTAAGTGCGTTTCTAACGCTGTGCTTAGCGTAACCTCTGCCGGCAAAGTAACGTTGATAGTTAGCTCCCCTTCGTTATTGTCGATTGCGTCAGCTACTACCGTTTTAATGGTATCCTCGATAAAGTCCACCGCGGTCATGTTGCTGTAGATGGACGTTAATACGTTCTTTCCGTCCAGCTTTGCGTTCATCGAGCGGTATCCTTTGGCGTGCTTTGTTTCCTCGTACATTTTCGTTGTGATTGTTACGTTTTTCATCGTTAAAATTTCCCCTTTTTAAGTTTATTTTTACGCTCCTCCTGCGCCGACACACAGTACAGACGGAGCAATATTGATATCGCTTACATAGTTGCGTTAGCTTTATTCGCTTAAACTTTATGCGCGCGACTTCTTACGTTCTTGTACGTTCTAAACTCGGTTGTTACTCCCATCGGTAACTGGTCGGCTAATTTACTCGCAAGCAAGTCGAGGTTATCTACCTTTTGGACGCTAGATAATAACCCCTTTGCGTTTAATGCGGTAGTCTCGTACTTCTCCGCTTTGGCGTTAATATCATCGACTAAGCCGTTAAGCTGCCCCTGTAAAGCCGTTTTAACCTCGTCGGACTGATAACCGATGGTACGCTCCGCCTCTTTAACGATACTAGCAAACTCGGTAACGTTAGGCGCTGACTTCACTTTTAAAGCGAATCTATTCGCGATCTGTTCCGCTTGCTCTTTGTCGGAAGTAGTTACGTGTACCTTCGCAGTGGCAGACTTTTTGTAAGCGTCCTCTACCATTTGCGCTCTAAGGTCGTTCCATTCCGATTGTAAGGCGGTTGCATTCGCCTCATATTCCGCGTACAGCTTATCGAGTTCATACTTTTTGTACTCGTCCGTGTGAAGCGGATTATCCGAGTCGTTAATTTTGTCTCGGCTCTTTCTGTACGAATTATGCAAGCGCTGTGCTTCCGTCCTAAATTCGTCATAGCGTCCGAAGCTAGTTTCCGTAGCCTTTCCGCTTTGGATTAAGGCGTCCGCTTGTTTGTCGTCTATATTCGCCACTGAGTGCTGTTCGTTGTTCCCTACGTTTTCTAACATAAATAATCGTTTTGTCATCGTTAAATTTCCCCTTTGTAAGTTTATTTTGTTCCGCTTTAGGCGAACGGATTCCATGCTTTACTGACTTTCGACTTGCCTACCGGATCAACGTAACTTCTACCGCCGGACACTTCCTCCGACAACTCTAAAGCACTGCGCTCGATATCTTCTCTCGTATCACCGGACAGGTAAGGCGTATATCTATCTAGCTGTTCGTGCGTAAATCCGGCGTCAATTAACGCTTTTTGCTTTAGTGCATCGAAATATTTACGCTTATACTCTTCCTGCTCTTCGTCGGAAGGTTCCGGCTCTTGCTGTGGCTCCGGCTCTTTTGCCGGCTCTTGTGTAGGTTCGCTTTGACCGTCTTCAAGCTCCTGCGTAAGCTCTGCAATTCTACCTTTCAACTGTTCGACCTCTTTCTCGTGCTTCAAGCGTTCTCTTTTCAATCGGTCTCTTACAATCTCGTTAACTTTGTCTTGCGTTAGCTCTGACATATTTCTTACACCCCTCTGTAGAATTTATTTGTCATGCCTTTGGCTTTAAGGCGTCTAACAGCCTCGCGTCCAATCTCGGCTTTGTCTTTCTTCTTAGGTTGGTTCTGTTTACCATTACCGAGGCTAGGCTCAACGTACTTTTTTGTCGGTGGAATGTCTTCCTTTAATATCTCGACAGACTCTTTAAATTCCTGCGAAGTATCTCCGACAACTTTCGGTAAATACTTGTCGGCTTGCTCTTCGGTGTAACCTGCATCCGTCAAAGCCTTGCGTTTTTTGTCTTTGGTTGCCTGTTGTTTATCCGCGTCAATGTTAGCTTGTAGCTGTTCGAATAACTCTCTATAATTCGGTTGCTCTTCGCTCATTAATATCTCCGCCCCTTTACTCGATAATATTTTTCTTGCCGGCGTTTCCGGCTTCTTAATTCGTTTTTAAGCGTTGGATACGGATTTTGCTCGAATACTGTTCGGAATGATTGCACTCCCTTAGGTGGTCGGTCTGTATCCATCGGTATTCCGTTTTTGTTGCGTTGTTTTGCTCTACTGTTTCGGTTTATTTTCTTCGGCATCTGTTCTACTCAACGTCCTTCCGTGTATATTTAATCGGCTCTTGCAGTCTTTCTGTAATCGTACTCTGCCGTGCTAAAGCGTCCTTGGCTAATAGCTCGGTTTCCTCTATATTTGTCTGCGCTGTAATCGACGGCTGTATTCGAACATACTCAACGCCTAGCCAATCCGTCACATTACTGTTATTCGCACCGATTGCTTGCACTCTAGCATACTCTGTGGCGTCTGTAAGTGGCGCTAAATATTCCACAAGATACTGGCTGCGTTCTTTTCGCGTCATAGCTTTCGGTACGTATATCGAATGTATAGCGTAAGTGTATCCGTTAGCCTTCTCCGTAATCCCGAAGCCAGTTGCTCCCGCTTCCTCGTCTTTAATGATATGAGCGAAAAACTTTCGATTACCGTCTCTCCAATGATATCCGTGCCTAAAACGTTTGCTATAGTCGGTCAGTGGTAAAGTGACGCCTTTAGTTTCGTCGACTACGGTTAACTGTTCGATATCGAAGTCCAGCGCCTCCACTACCTCGAAAGCGTCTGTCTGACTTCCGCTGCGGATTACCTCGGCGCTATTAGTTGGCGTTAACTTGTAGCCGGCTTCCGTTATCGTTAGGGTTCCGCCTTTAGCGAAGACTGGCGTTAAGGTATCGGCATGGACTAGCGTTGTAATGCCTTTGCCTAGCCGTCCGTGTTCCGTGATTTTCGTGTAATTCAATAAAACCGCTCCCTTTCGTTTAAATAAACAGATACGGCTTATATTCGCTAAAATAGTGCGCTAGTAAGGCGGTTTTTAGCACCTTAGGTATCGGTTAGGTACGATTAGTCCTAAACGTTATACAGTCCGTAAAAACCGCTTAGTGAGCGCTATTTTTTAGGCTTGAATAGGCGTATCTGATTCGTGTCTACAAGTCC is a genomic window of Gracilibacillus salinarum containing:
- a CDS encoding glycogen/starch/alpha-glucan phosphorylase, translated to MEIKVASSTDMYYAISSLINQEIERNWKKTEKRYHSKRPKQLYYLSMEFLIGGLLKNNLFHYDMLDSCNQAMTELGFDPEQIFQEERDPGLGNGGLGRLAACFLDSMAALQYPGHGYGIRYRYGLFEQRIINGYQTELPDYWLDSPYPWEVRKIDEAVEIEYGGSVHMQQAEDGSFTCTYHNTDKVLAVPYDVPIVGFRNKVVNTLRLWSAEPADAVQQPNETEYYHQLEHHHAIEQISGFLYPDDSSEEGKLLRLKQQYFLVAASLQKILREYQENVRKPLSKMPEKVVIQINDTHPSLAIPEMMRILMDEESLGWDDAWQITNHTFAYTNHTLMSEALEKWPVTVMQQLLPRLYMIINEINERFCRGIWEEHSELRERIPEMAIIADGYVHMARLAVVGSFSVNGVAKLHTQILKTQEMKDFYHLYPKRFNNKTNGITHRRWLLMANPRLAEVITETISSHWITRPRELTHLLRHINDKPLLDQLDVIKNKNKQRLADYIQQTTGILVDHQSIFDVQIKRLHEYKRQLLNIFHVIYLYNELKENPLLDITPRTFIFAAKAAPSYYFAKEVIKLINTVASIVNHDVAINGKLKVVFLENYNVSLAERIIPAVDLSEQISTAGKEASGTGNMKMMMNGALTIGTLDGANIEMKQLVSEANIFLFGLQSDEVFQYYENGEYQANELYQTDDRLAKILDQLRDGYFGHEFKDICYQLLSTNDPYFILKDFDDYVETHQHIDQTYRNKDSWLSKSLVNIAHSGKFSSDRTIREYATSIWKL